A genomic window from Magnetovibrio sp. PR-2 includes:
- a CDS encoding demethoxyubiquinone hydroxylase family protein, producing the protein MSTKDTDIDTSITPTTTPVGGRMPGDPTKDELIERIIRVDQAGEYGAVRIYQGQLAVLGKGPKGDMIRHMKEQEDVHLDTFTKMASERRVRPTALMPFWHVAGFALGAGTALLGEKAAMACTVAVEETIDEHYQHQIEKLGDDEKELRDHCVQFREEELEHRDIGYEHGAESAPAYPLLSRAIKFGTKLAINLSERV; encoded by the coding sequence ATGAGCACCAAAGACACCGATATCGACACCTCCATCACGCCCACGACCACACCGGTTGGCGGACGCATGCCCGGCGACCCCACCAAGGACGAACTGATCGAACGCATCATCCGCGTCGATCAAGCCGGAGAGTATGGCGCGGTGCGCATCTATCAAGGCCAACTGGCTGTGCTTGGCAAAGGCCCCAAGGGCGACATGATCCGCCACATGAAAGAGCAAGAAGACGTGCACCTGGACACGTTCACCAAAATGGCGTCCGAACGCCGGGTGCGTCCCACGGCCTTGATGCCGTTTTGGCACGTCGCCGGATTTGCATTGGGTGCAGGTACGGCTCTGCTGGGTGAAAAAGCCGCCATGGCCTGCACCGTCGCCGTCGAAGAAACCATCGACGAGCACTACCAACACCAAATCGAAAAGCTGGGCGACGACGAAAAAGAGCTGCGCGATCACTGTGTGCAGTTTCGCGAAGAAGAGCTGGAACACCGCGACATTGGTTATGAACACGGCGCGGAAAGCGCTCCGGCCTACCCGCTACTCAGCCGCGCGATCAAGTTCGGCACCAAGTTGGCGATTAATTTGTCTGAGCGGGTTTAG
- a CDS encoding disulfide bond formation protein B → MLTAPRLYPVILIAIGVGSLAFAYTAQYGFDLEPCILCLYQRIPFAVVAILGGIGFYRPQWLSPLFALATIAFAINSAIAFYHVGVEQHWWVSAAGCGGGNVNTVMSAADILASLDKPQPKACDAVDWTFLGVSMAGWNIVFSGGLAVISGYVLKTRKWED, encoded by the coding sequence ATGTTAACAGCGCCCCGCCTTTACCCCGTTATTCTGATCGCCATCGGTGTCGGCTCATTGGCTTTCGCCTATACGGCACAATACGGTTTCGATCTGGAGCCGTGCATTCTGTGCCTTTATCAGCGCATTCCGTTCGCCGTCGTGGCGATTTTGGGCGGCATCGGCTTTTACCGGCCTCAATGGCTGAGCCCCCTCTTTGCGTTAGCCACCATTGCGTTCGCCATCAACTCAGCCATTGCTTTCTACCATGTTGGGGTGGAACAGCACTGGTGGGTGTCCGCCGCCGGGTGTGGTGGCGGCAACGTCAACACCGTGATGTCGGCCGCCGACATCCTTGCCAGTCTCGACAAGCCCCAGCCCAAAGCTTGCGATGCGGTGGACTGGACGTTCTTGGGCGTTTCCATGGCGGGGTGGAATATTGTATTCTCTGGGGGCTTAGCCGTCATTTCCGGCTACGTGCTGAAAACCCGCAAATGGGAAGATTAA
- a CDS encoding YqaA family protein — protein MLRRTYDWTMKLAEHEHALWALFLVAFIESSVFPIPPDILLIPMVLACREKAWKIAAVCTLGSVLGGMLGYGIGFFLFEQLGGPILDMYGKLEKFEEFQQMYNEWGAWVVAMAGLTPFPYKVITIASGVTALNIVTFVIASVISRGIRFFLEAWLLWYFGDPIREFIDKYLGILVTIGFVVLLGGFVAVKYVM, from the coding sequence TTGCTGCGTCGCACTTACGATTGGACCATGAAGCTTGCCGAACACGAACATGCCCTTTGGGCGTTATTCTTGGTGGCGTTCATTGAAAGCTCCGTTTTCCCCATCCCACCGGATATCTTGCTGATCCCGATGGTTTTGGCGTGCCGGGAAAAAGCTTGGAAAATCGCGGCCGTGTGTACCCTGGGTTCGGTCCTGGGCGGCATGCTGGGCTACGGCATCGGCTTTTTCCTGTTCGAACAACTGGGCGGGCCGATTTTGGACATGTACGGCAAGCTGGAAAAATTCGAAGAATTCCAGCAGATGTACAACGAGTGGGGCGCGTGGGTGGTCGCTATGGCGGGCCTGACGCCGTTCCCCTACAAGGTCATCACCATCGCGTCGGGCGTGACGGCCCTAAACATCGTGACCTTCGTGATCGCGTCTGTGATTTCGCGCGGCATTCGCTTTTTCTTGGAAGCGTGGCTGTTGTGGTACTTCGGCGATCCCATCCGCGAATTTATCGACAAGTATCTGGGCATTTTGGTCACCATCGGTTTTGTCGTATTGCTCGGCGGCTTTGTCGCGGTGAAGTATGTGATGTAG